A DNA window from Sphingomonas changnyeongensis contains the following coding sequences:
- a CDS encoding LL-diaminopimelate aminotransferase has protein sequence MDNDFYRIKRLPPYVIAEVNAMRAAARAAGEDIIDLGMGNPDLPPPPHVIEKLCEVARKPDAHGYSASKGIPGLRRAHAAYYGRRFGVDLDPEREVVVTLGSKEGLANLAQAITAPGDVVLAPNPSYPIHTFGFIIAGATIRSVPTTPDERYFEALERAVKFTVPKPSVLVMGYPSNPTAETVDLAFYERVVAFAREHRLWILSDLAYSEIYFDDDKPTPSILQVKGAKDVAVEFTSMSKTYSMAGWRIGFAVGNPVLIAALTRVKSYLDYGAFTPIQAAAVAALNGPQDIIEQNRQLYRKRRDVLVESFGRAGWDIPVPKASMFAWAPLPPALAHMGSLEFSKQLLTHAGVAVAAGVGYGEEGEGFVRIAMVENEQRIRQAARQIRAYFRSVGMNVPGPGGRG, from the coding sequence ATGGACAACGACTTCTACCGCATCAAGCGGCTGCCGCCCTATGTCATCGCCGAAGTCAATGCGATGCGTGCGGCCGCACGTGCGGCGGGAGAAGACATCATCGATCTGGGGATGGGCAATCCCGATCTGCCGCCCCCGCCGCATGTGATCGAAAAGCTGTGCGAGGTGGCGCGCAAGCCCGACGCCCATGGCTATTCGGCGTCGAAGGGCATTCCGGGGCTGCGGCGCGCCCATGCCGCCTATTATGGCCGGCGGTTCGGCGTCGATCTGGATCCGGAGCGCGAGGTGGTCGTGACCCTCGGGTCCAAGGAAGGGCTGGCCAACCTGGCCCAGGCGATCACCGCGCCCGGCGATGTCGTGCTGGCGCCCAACCCGTCCTATCCGATCCACACTTTCGGCTTCATCATCGCCGGGGCGACGATCCGTTCGGTGCCGACGACGCCCGACGAACGCTATTTCGAGGCGCTGGAGCGCGCGGTGAAGTTCACCGTGCCCAAGCCGTCGGTGCTGGTCATGGGCTATCCGTCCAACCCGACCGCCGAGACGGTCGATCTCGCCTTTTACGAACGTGTCGTGGCCTTTGCGCGCGAACACCGGCTGTGGATCCTGTCGGATCTCGCTTATTCCGAAATCTATTTCGACGATGACAAGCCGACCCCGTCGATCCTGCAGGTCAAGGGCGCGAAGGACGTGGCGGTCGAGTTCACGTCCATGTCCAAGACCTATTCGATGGCCGGCTGGCGCATCGGCTTTGCGGTCGGCAATCCGGTGCTGATCGCCGCGCTCACCCGCGTCAAATCCTATCTCGATTATGGCGCGTTCACGCCGATCCAGGCGGCGGCGGTCGCGGCGCTCAACGGGCCGCAGGACATTATCGAGCAGAACCGGCAGCTTTACCGCAAGCGCCGCGACGTGCTGGTCGAAAGCTTCGGCCGCGCGGGCTGGGACATTCCGGTGCCCAAGGCGAGCATGTTCGCCTGGGCACCGCTGCCGCCCGCGCTTGCCCATATGGGCAGTCTGGAGTTTTCCAAGCAGCTGCTGACCCATGCCGGCGTCGCAGTGGCGGCCGGCGTCGGCTATGGCGAGGAGGGCGAAGGCTTTGTGCGCATCGCCA
- a CDS encoding efflux RND transporter permease subunit yields MSFRNISAWSIRNPVPPIVLFVALTLAGLVAFWRMDVNENPDISFPAVQVVVAQPGAAPTELETQVTQRVEAAVRGISGVDEISSYVSEGNSRTMVQFAIGTPVDRAFNDVNQAVSNIRGDLPEGILEPQVARIDIAGGPVTYYSAEAVDMTLEELSWYVDNTVAKQLLGIGGMAQVRRSGGVNREIRVILDPARMQAQGLTAAQVNLQLRQINLNAAGGRAQIAGSEQAVRVLGNAATAYQLGQTEISVGGGRRVRLADIATVRDSYAEQRSLAKMNGRQVLSFSIAKAKGASDVTIHDEAEKVLRELEKANPKVRFSILFTRTDYVKEQYKSSIWSMVEGAVLAVVVVFLFLRDFRATIISALAIPLSAIPAFWFMDLMGFTLNNLSLLALSLVSGVLVDDAIVEIENIVRHMRMGKSAYQASIDAADEIGLAVLATTMAIVAVFLPVALMPGISGQFFIQFGMTVVVAVLMSLGVARMITPMIAAYFLKAHGEVEHGGGWLMDRYMAILRWSLGHRWWTVGLAVASFAATIVAFATLPMQFQPTVDSDFSQVKIELPPGSTLAQTERVTDRAADLLSRQPEVAAAFADVNVGNGDIFITLKKGRERSSVEFERALQPQLAAIADARVSFQSQSGGFSGRDITIVIGGDDPVALNAQALKIVREMGQLSEVRAARIEGDMSRPEILIKPRLDLAADLGVTTSALSQAIRIATLGDIDQNVAKFSLSDRQIPIRVMLPEQARTNLSTIENLPVPTATGGSVPLKAVAEISFGAGPTEIRRYNQIRRVVIGADLAPGVINSQAMDKINKLPSYANLPQGIRRVTQGDAKWQAELVQNFVIAVISGVLLVFAVLVLLYRRVMPPFVNMGSLLLAPLGAAIALHIAGQPVSMPVFIGLLMLLGIVAKNSILLVDFALEEIGKGVPKDEAILDAGHKRAQPIVMTTVAMVAGMIPTALSLTGDGAWRAPMGVTVIGGLILSTLLTLIIVPAGFSLADDLERRLGRLLSRLLTFRPGDDGRRAAQPAE; encoded by the coding sequence ATGAGCTTTCGCAACATCTCGGCCTGGTCGATCCGCAACCCGGTGCCGCCCATCGTCCTTTTCGTCGCGCTGACGCTGGCCGGGCTGGTCGCCTTCTGGCGGATGGACGTCAACGAGAATCCGGACATCAGCTTCCCGGCCGTGCAGGTCGTGGTCGCCCAGCCCGGTGCCGCGCCGACAGAGCTGGAAACCCAGGTCACCCAGCGCGTCGAGGCGGCGGTGCGCGGCATTTCGGGCGTCGATGAAATCTCGTCCTATGTCAGCGAAGGCAACAGCCGCACGATGGTGCAGTTCGCGATCGGCACCCCCGTCGACCGCGCGTTCAACGACGTGAACCAGGCGGTCTCGAACATCCGCGGCGATCTGCCCGAAGGCATTCTGGAACCGCAGGTCGCACGCATCGACATCGCGGGCGGCCCGGTGACCTATTATTCGGCCGAAGCGGTCGACATGACGCTCGAAGAGCTGTCCTGGTATGTCGACAACACGGTTGCCAAGCAGCTGCTGGGCATTGGCGGCATGGCTCAGGTGCGCCGTTCGGGCGGGGTGAACCGCGAGATCCGCGTGATCCTCGATCCCGCCCGCATGCAGGCCCAGGGGCTGACCGCCGCGCAGGTCAATCTGCAGCTGCGCCAGATCAACCTCAACGCCGCGGGCGGGCGCGCCCAGATCGCCGGATCCGAACAGGCGGTGCGCGTGCTCGGCAATGCGGCGACCGCCTATCAGCTCGGCCAGACCGAAATCTCGGTCGGTGGAGGCCGGCGCGTGCGCCTGGCCGACATCGCCACCGTGCGCGACAGCTATGCCGAACAGCGCAGCCTTGCGAAGATGAACGGGCGGCAGGTGCTCAGCTTCTCGATCGCCAAGGCCAAGGGTGCGTCCGACGTGACCATCCATGACGAAGCCGAAAAGGTGCTGCGCGAGCTGGAAAAGGCCAACCCCAAGGTCAGGTTCAGCATCCTGTTCACGCGCACCGACTATGTGAAGGAACAGTATAAATCGTCGATCTGGTCGATGGTCGAGGGCGCGGTGCTCGCCGTCGTCGTCGTGTTCCTGTTCCTGCGCGATTTCCGGGCGACCATCATCTCGGCGCTCGCCATCCCGCTGTCGGCGATCCCGGCCTTCTGGTTCATGGACCTGATGGGCTTCACGCTCAACAATCTCAGCCTGTTGGCGCTGAGCCTGGTGTCGGGCGTGCTCGTCGACGACGCGATCGTGGAGATCGAGAACATCGTCCGGCACATGCGGATGGGTAAAAGCGCCTATCAGGCATCGATCGACGCCGCCGACGAGATCGGCCTCGCCGTGCTCGCCACCACCATGGCGATCGTCGCGGTGTTCCTGCCCGTCGCGCTGATGCCGGGGATTTCGGGCCAGTTCTTCATCCAGTTCGGCATGACCGTCGTCGTCGCGGTGCTGATGTCGCTGGGCGTCGCGCGCATGATCACGCCGATGATCGCCGCCTATTTCCTGAAGGCGCATGGCGAGGTCGAACATGGCGGCGGCTGGCTGATGGACCGTTACATGGCGATCCTGCGCTGGTCGCTTGGCCATCGCTGGTGGACGGTCGGCCTCGCGGTCGCGTCCTTTGCCGCGACCATCGTCGCTTTCGCGACGCTGCCGATGCAGTTCCAGCCGACCGTCGACAGCGATTTCAGCCAGGTGAAGATCGAGCTGCCCCCCGGCTCGACGCTTGCGCAGACCGAGCGGGTGACCGACCGGGCAGCCGATCTGCTCAGCCGCCAGCCCGAGGTCGCCGCGGCCTTTGCCGATGTGAATGTCGGCAATGGCGACATCTTCATCACCCTCAAGAAAGGCCGGGAACGGTCGAGCGTCGAGTTCGAACGCGCGCTCCAGCCGCAGCTGGCGGCGATCGCCGATGCGCGGGTCAGCTTCCAGTCCCAGTCGGGCGGGTTTTCGGGCCGCGACATCACGATCGTAATCGGCGGCGACGATCCGGTCGCGCTCAACGCCCAGGCGCTCAAGATCGTGCGCGAAATGGGCCAGCTGTCCGAAGTGCGCGCCGCGCGCATCGAGGGCGACATGAGCCGGCCGGAAATCCTGATCAAGCCGCGGCTCGATCTGGCTGCCGATCTGGGCGTGACGACAAGCGCGCTCAGCCAGGCGATCCGCATCGCGACGCTGGGCGACATCGACCAGAATGTCGCCAAATTCTCGCTGTCCGACCGGCAGATCCCGATCCGGGTGATGCTGCCCGAACAGGCGCGGACCAACCTGTCGACGATCGAGAACCTGCCGGTGCCGACGGCGACCGGCGGTTCGGTGCCGCTGAAGGCGGTGGCGGAAATCAGCTTCGGCGCGGGGCCAACCGAGATCCGCCGCTACAACCAGATCCGCCGCGTGGTCATCGGCGCCGATCTCGCGCCCGGCGTGATCAACAGCCAGGCGATGGACAAGATCAACAAGCTGCCCAGCTATGCCAACCTGCCCCAGGGCATCCGGCGGGTGACGCAGGGCGACGCCAAATGGCAGGCCGAGCTGGTCCAGAACTTTGTCATCGCCGTTATCTCGGGCGTGCTACTGGTGTTCGCGGTGCTGGTGCTGCTCTACCGCCGGGTGATGCCGCCCTTCGTCAACATGGGCTCGCTGCTGCTCGCCCCGCTGGGCGCGGCGATCGCGCTCCACATCGCCGGCCAGCCGGTGTCGATGCCGGTGTTCATCGGCCTGCTGATGCTGCTCGGCATCGTTGCCAAGAACTCGATCCTGCTCGTCGATTTCGCGCTGGAGGAAATCGGCAAGGGCGTGCCGAAGGACGAGGCGATCCTCGATGCCGGGCACAAGCGCGCCCAGCCGATCGTGATGACCACGGTGGCGATGGTCGCCGGCATGATCCCGACCGCGCTGTCGCTGACCGGCGATGGTGCGTGGCGCGCGCCGATGGGCGTGACGGTGATCGGCGGGCTGATCCTGTCGACGCTGCTGACCCTGATCATCGTGCCGGCGGGTTTCAGCCTGGCCGACGATCTGGAACGGCGGCTGGGCCGGCTGCTGTCGCGGCTGCTCACCTTCCGGCCCGGCGATGATGGCCGGCGCGCGGCGCAGCCGGCGGAATAA
- a CDS encoding DUF3429 domain-containing protein: MTAPVPPAPGELPPLARLLGLSGLLPQLFAVAALLVGGLDWRFTALALAYAYAALILSFLGGLWWGLGARAPAGAPPWLWIAAVAPSLIALASAIPWSIGARWPGPSLVLIGGSLIAALAVDLRLVARGIAPAGWLALRVPLSLGLGTLTLIAAML, from the coding sequence ATGACCGCTCCCGTCCCGCCCGCACCCGGTGAACTGCCGCCGCTTGCCCGCCTGCTCGGGCTGTCCGGGCTGCTGCCGCAATTGTTCGCGGTGGCGGCGCTGCTGGTCGGCGGGCTGGACTGGCGCTTCACCGCGCTGGCTCTCGCCTACGCCTATGCAGCGCTCATTCTCAGTTTTCTGGGCGGTTTGTGGTGGGGGCTCGGTGCGCGCGCGCCCGCCGGTGCGCCGCCATGGCTGTGGATCGCCGCTGTCGCGCCTTCGCTGATCGCGCTCGCCAGCGCCATTCCCTGGTCGATCGGCGCGCGCTGGCCGGGACCGTCGCTGGTGCTGATCGGCGGATCGTTGATCGCCGCCCTTGCCGTCGACCTGCGGCTGGTCGCGCGCGGCATCGCCCCGGCGGGCTGGCTCGCGCTCCGGGTGCCGCTGTCGCTTGGCCTGGGAACGCTGACCCTGATCGCCGCGATGCTGTGA
- a CDS encoding phasin family protein, translating to MSARTNKPGSKAGTPKAAKAAPTAAVAEKPVAKVAAPKPAAPAQPIPAAPVKAASAKTAPAKAEPVKAEPVKAQVIKAEPAAPVTAVADPVPAPAVPAAAAPTDQTLPAAGVAPAPTEGPKMTDTVHTAAETATGFAADAQARAQAMFAEMNDRAKAAMERSAKMLEELGDLNKGNIEAVVESSRVAAKAAETLGQHAAETARKGFEQATAAFKGFASAKTPTELFQMQSDFMRKSFDDMIADAAKTSETVLKLAGDVMQPLSNRVAVAAEKIKTVA from the coding sequence ATGAGCGCACGGACCAACAAGCCCGGCAGCAAGGCCGGCACGCCCAAGGCGGCCAAGGCCGCTCCGACGGCGGCGGTTGCCGAAAAGCCGGTCGCCAAGGTTGCCGCCCCCAAGCCGGCTGCACCGGCTCAGCCAATCCCGGCAGCGCCGGTCAAGGCGGCCTCTGCCAAGACCGCGCCTGCTAAGGCCGAACCTGTCAAGGCCGAACCTGTCAAGGCTCAGGTGATCAAGGCCGAACCGGCTGCACCCGTCACGGCTGTGGCCGATCCTGTTCCGGCTCCGGCCGTGCCTGCTGCCGCTGCCCCGACCGATCAAACCCTCCCCGCTGCGGGCGTTGCCCCGGCGCCGACCGAAGGACCGAAGATGACCGACACCGTCCACACCGCCGCCGAAACCGCCACCGGCTTTGCCGCCGACGCCCAGGCTCGCGCCCAGGCGATGTTCGCCGAAATGAACGACCGCGCCAAGGCGGCGATGGAGCGTTCGGCCAAGATGCTCGAAGAGCTGGGCGATCTGAACAAGGGCAATATCGAAGCCGTGGTCGAAAGCTCGCGCGTCGCCGCCAAGGCTGCCGAAACGCTTGGCCAGCACGCTGCCGAAACCGCGCGCAAGGGCTTTGAACAGGCGACCGCGGCGTTCAAGGGCTTCGCTTCGGCCAAGACCCCGACCGAGCTGTTCCAGATGCAGAGCGATTTCATGCGCAAGAGCTTTGATGACATGATCGCCGATGCCGCCAAGACCAGCGAAACCGTGCTGAAGCTGGCCGGTGACGTCATGCAGCCGCTGTCGAACCGCGTCGCGGTGGCGGCGGAGAAGATCAAGACCGTCGCCTGA
- the clpS gene encoding ATP-dependent Clp protease adapter ClpS, whose protein sequence is MAGDEDDAGTGPGTGVGVATRTRAKPKKPSLYKVLMLNDDYTPMEFVVLVLQRFFRMGIEDATRVMLHVHQKGVGVCGIFSYEVAESKVSQVMDFARQHQHPLQCTLEKA, encoded by the coding sequence ATGGCGGGCGACGAGGATGATGCCGGAACCGGCCCTGGCACCGGCGTCGGCGTGGCGACGCGCACCCGCGCGAAGCCCAAAAAGCCGTCGCTCTACAAGGTGCTGATGCTCAACGACGATTATACGCCGATGGAGTTCGTCGTCCTTGTGCTGCAGCGGTTTTTCCGCATGGGCATCGAGGATGCGACGCGGGTGATGCTGCACGTCCACCAGAAGGGCGTCGGCGTCTGCGGCATTTTTTCCTATGAGGTGGCCGAGAGCAAGGTGTCGCAGGTCATGGACTTTGCGCGCCAGCACCAGCACCCGCTGCAGTGCACGCTCGAGAAAGCGTGA
- a CDS encoding efflux RND transporter periplasmic adaptor subunit, whose translation MNYETNVLSQDVGQQLIDTGARRRRALIVGIAVVLVAVIGAYLLFGRGGDTASAPAKGGKAEAPHVSVIVPARQPVARTVSATGQLAARREMPVGVVGEGGMVQRVLVEPGDWVAAGAVLAVIERAVQAQQNESLAAQVGVAEADARLADNELERARQLVARGFISQADVDRRTATRDAALARVRVARAQLAEARARTGRLDIRAPAAGLVLTRAVEPGQVVGAGSGVLFRIAAGGQMELRAQLAESDLAGLRPGVRATVTPVGSTRSFTGEVWQVSPIIDPNTRQGTARIALAYDPALRPGGFAQTDVLTGNIEAPVLPESAVLSDNSGNFVYIVDGANKVARRAVRTGQVGDNGIAIIDGLNGTERVVLSAGAFINPGETVVPERVNPARR comes from the coding sequence ATGAACTACGAAACGAACGTCCTGTCGCAGGATGTGGGCCAGCAGTTGATTGATACGGGCGCGCGGCGCCGGCGCGCGCTGATCGTCGGGATCGCCGTCGTGCTGGTCGCGGTCATCGGTGCCTATCTGCTGTTCGGGCGCGGCGGCGACACGGCCTCCGCCCCGGCCAAGGGCGGCAAGGCGGAGGCGCCGCACGTCTCGGTGATCGTGCCGGCGCGCCAGCCGGTGGCGCGCACCGTCTCGGCCACCGGTCAGCTGGCGGCGCGGCGCGAAATGCCGGTCGGCGTGGTGGGCGAAGGCGGCATGGTGCAGCGCGTTCTGGTCGAACCGGGCGACTGGGTGGCCGCAGGGGCGGTGCTCGCGGTGATCGAGCGCGCCGTGCAGGCGCAGCAGAACGAATCGCTCGCCGCGCAGGTCGGCGTGGCCGAGGCCGATGCCCGGCTGGCCGATAACGAACTGGAACGCGCCCGCCAGCTGGTCGCGCGCGGGTTCATTTCGCAGGCCGATGTCGACCGCCGCACCGCGACGCGCGATGCGGCGCTGGCCCGCGTGCGCGTGGCGCGCGCCCAGCTGGCCGAAGCGCGGGCGCGCACCGGGCGGCTGGACATTCGTGCGCCGGCAGCCGGGCTGGTGCTGACCCGCGCGGTCGAGCCGGGCCAGGTGGTCGGCGCGGGCAGCGGCGTGCTGTTCCGCATCGCCGCGGGCGGCCAGATGGAGCTGCGCGCGCAGCTGGCCGAATCCGATCTGGCGGGGCTGCGCCCCGGCGTCCGCGCGACGGTGACGCCGGTCGGATCGACCCGGTCGTTCACCGGCGAGGTGTGGCAGGTGTCGCCGATCATCGATCCCAACACCCGTCAGGGCACGGCGCGCATCGCGCTCGCCTATGATCCGGCGCTGCGTCCGGGCGGCTTTGCGCAGACCGATGTCCTCACCGGCAATATCGAGGCGCCGGTGCTGCCCGAATCGGCGGTGCTGAGCGACAATAGCGGCAACTTCGTCTATATCGTCGACGGGGCGAACAAGGTGGCCCGCCGCGCCGTGCGCACCGGCCAGGTCGGCGACAATGGCATCGCGATCATCGACGGCCTGAACGGGACCGAACGGGTCGTGCTGTCGGCGGGCGCGTTCATCAATCCGGGCGAGACGGTGGTGCCCGAGCGCGTCAACCCGGCGCGGCGCTGA
- a CDS encoding PHA/PHB synthase family protein, whose translation MASQTHDSAAPTLEELQRWTWVIGRAQQLMLEHGVETMLKVAETPPPGGALAAASLAPVPLAMPGLGGMGDAAALARAAGDFWMDALKLWTCALGGGLAGEAGGAPPARADRRFDAPEWRDHPTYDLIRQMYLLIGDHLLRGVDLIEGVEPQEREKLRFATRTMMDALSPSNFVFTNPLVMKKTLETGGENLLRGLEHLLKDLRQGQLSHVAPGAFELGKNLATTPGKVVKRTRLYELIQYAPTTTEVLETPLVIFPPWINRFYILDLSPKKSFIRWAVDQGLTVFVVSWKSADASMRDVTWDDYVAAQIDAVDTIRDLLGVRGVHTIGYCVAGTTLAATLAVLAARGEADKVASATFFTAQVDFSRAGDLKLFVDDDQLKMLEGLAPEGYFDGRYMAATFNLLRGRDLIWNYVVNNYLLGEDYPQFDLLHWNGDTTNLPAAWHRAYLADLYRDNKLVVPKALTVLGQPVDLRQVQTPAYVQAGREDHIAPPESVWKITDHFAGPLRFVLAGSGHIAGVVNPPSAGKYQYWTNANKAGSLAEFVAGATETPGSWWPDWIGWIEDRSRDKVSAKRARIPGKGALPALADAPGDYVRQR comes from the coding sequence ATGGCCAGCCAGACGCACGATTCCGCCGCCCCGACGCTCGAGGAGCTGCAGCGCTGGACCTGGGTGATCGGCCGTGCCCAGCAGCTGATGCTCGAACATGGCGTCGAGACGATGCTGAAGGTGGCCGAGACCCCGCCGCCGGGGGGCGCGCTGGCCGCCGCCTCTCTGGCTCCCGTGCCGCTCGCCATGCCGGGGCTGGGCGGCATGGGCGATGCCGCCGCGCTGGCCCGCGCGGCCGGGGATTTCTGGATGGACGCGCTCAAGCTGTGGACCTGTGCGCTGGGCGGCGGGCTGGCGGGTGAGGCGGGCGGCGCGCCACCGGCGCGGGCCGACCGGCGGTTCGATGCGCCCGAATGGCGCGACCATCCGACCTATGACCTGATCCGGCAAATGTATCTGCTGATCGGCGACCATCTGTTGCGCGGGGTCGATCTGATCGAGGGAGTCGAGCCGCAGGAGCGCGAAAAGCTGCGCTTTGCGACGCGCACGATGATGGATGCGCTCAGCCCGTCCAACTTCGTTTTCACCAACCCGCTGGTGATGAAGAAGACGCTGGAGACCGGGGGCGAGAATCTGCTGCGCGGGCTGGAGCATCTGCTCAAGGATCTGCGTCAGGGCCAGCTCAGCCATGTCGCCCCGGGCGCGTTCGAGCTGGGGAAGAACCTTGCCACCACGCCCGGCAAGGTCGTCAAGCGCACGCGGCTCTACGAACTGATCCAATATGCGCCGACGACGACCGAGGTGCTGGAAACGCCGCTGGTCATCTTTCCGCCTTGGATCAACCGCTTCTACATTCTCGACCTCAGCCCGAAGAAAAGCTTCATCCGCTGGGCGGTCGATCAGGGGCTGACGGTGTTCGTCGTCAGCTGGAAATCGGCCGATGCGTCGATGCGCGACGTGACCTGGGACGATTATGTCGCCGCGCAGATCGACGCCGTCGACACGATCCGCGACCTGCTGGGCGTGCGCGGCGTGCACACGATCGGCTATTGCGTCGCCGGCACCACGCTTGCCGCGACGCTGGCGGTGCTTGCCGCGCGCGGCGAGGCCGACAAGGTGGCCTCGGCGACCTTCTTCACCGCCCAGGTCGATTTCAGCCGCGCCGGGGACCTGAAGCTGTTCGTCGATGATGACCAGCTGAAGATGCTCGAGGGGCTGGCCCCCGAGGGCTATTTCGACGGCCGCTACATGGCCGCGACCTTCAACCTGCTGCGCGGCCGCGACCTGATCTGGAACTATGTCGTCAACAACTATCTGCTGGGCGAGGATTATCCCCAGTTCGATCTGCTGCACTGGAACGGCGACACCACCAACCTGCCGGCGGCGTGGCACCGCGCCTATCTGGCCGACCTGTACCGCGACAACAAGCTGGTGGTGCCCAAGGCGCTGACCGTGCTCGGCCAGCCGGTCGATCTGCGGCAGGTGCAGACCCCGGCCTATGTGCAGGCGGGGCGCGAGGACCATATCGCCCCGCCCGAATCGGTGTGGAAGATCACCGATCATTTCGCAGGGCCGCTGCGCTTCGTGCTTGCCGGGTCGGGCCATATCGCCGGGGTGGTGAACCCGCCGTCCGCCGGCAAATATCAATATTGGACCAATGCGAACAAGGCCGGATCGCTGGCCGAGTTCGTGGCCGGCGCGACCGAGACGCCGGGCAGCTGGTGGCCGGACTGGATCGGCTGGATCGAGGACCGGTCGCGCGACAAGGTGAGCGCCAAGCGCGCGCGCATCCCCGGCAAGGGCGCATTGCCGGCGCTTGCCGATGCGCCGGGAGACTATGTCCGCCAGCGCTGA
- a CDS encoding DUF445 domain-containing protein, which translates to MRLVATGLLILMAAIFIGARLLEPADPALAPALGFVRAFAEAAMVGGLADWFAVTALFRHPLGLPIPHTAIIPRNKDRIGDTLARFLRTHFLIPAVVARRMRRVDVAGAAVRFLTLPTLGDGRVRDGATRLAADLLEALDPASLGGMAREAIDTRLRRLDAAPLLGQALGAALAKDRHLPLIDGLLRWTSRALEANEHVIRQMVHERAGSILRWTGLDETLADKLIDGLLRLIDDVAADPGHPLRMRIDQGLADLAHDLEHDPAMGRRVARLRDELLDNPAMRAWIDGLWEQARAALLRAARDPGAAASGRLGAVLSQLGTALTADPRLQRALNRFARRTATGFAARYGDPLVRLVSDTIRSWDSQTVTRRVEDAVGRDLQYIRINGTLVGGLVGLALHGLSVWL; encoded by the coding sequence ATGCGGCTGGTGGCGACCGGGCTGCTGATCCTGATGGCGGCGATCTTCATCGGCGCACGGCTGCTTGAGCCCGCCGATCCGGCCCTTGCCCCGGCGCTCGGGTTCGTGCGCGCCTTTGCCGAAGCGGCGATGGTCGGCGGGCTGGCCGACTGGTTCGCGGTCACCGCGCTGTTCCGGCATCCGCTCGGCCTGCCGATCCCGCACACGGCGATCATTCCGCGCAACAAGGACCGGATCGGCGACACGCTCGCCCGGTTCCTGCGCACCCATTTCCTGATCCCGGCGGTGGTCGCCCGGCGGATGCGGCGGGTCGACGTGGCCGGCGCGGCCGTCCGCTTCCTGACCCTGCCGACACTGGGCGATGGCCGGGTGCGCGACGGCGCGACGCGGCTGGCCGCCGATCTGCTGGAGGCGCTCGATCCCGCAAGCCTGGGCGGCATGGCGCGCGAGGCCATCGACACGCGGCTGCGCCGGCTGGATGCGGCCCCGCTGCTCGGCCAGGCGCTCGGCGCGGCGCTGGCCAAGGACCGGCACCTGCCGCTGATCGACGGGCTGCTGCGCTGGACCAGCCGGGCGCTGGAGGCGAACGAGCATGTCATCCGCCAGATGGTGCATGAGCGCGCCGGATCGATCCTGCGCTGGACCGGGCTGGACGAGACGCTGGCCGACAAGCTGATCGACGGGCTGTTGCGGCTGATCGACGACGTCGCCGCCGATCCCGGCCATCCGCTGCGCATGCGGATCGACCAGGGGCTGGCCGACCTTGCCCATGATCTGGAACATGATCCGGCGATGGGACGACGGGTCGCCCGGCTGCGTGACGAGCTGCTCGACAATCCGGCGATGCGCGCCTGGATCGACGGGCTGTGGGAACAGGCGCGGGCCGCATTGCTGCGCGCCGCGCGTGACCCGGGCGCGGCCGCGTCGGGCCGGCTGGGCGCGGTGCTCAGCCAGCTGGGGACTGCGCTGACCGCCGATCCGCGGTTGCAGCGCGCGCTCAACCGCTTTGCGCGGCGCACCGCGACCGGCTTTGCGGCCCGCTATGGCGATCCGCTGGTCAGGCTGGTCAGCGACACGATCCGCAGCTGGGACAGCCAGACCGTGACCCGGCGGGTCGAAGATGCCGTCGGCCGCGACCTGCAATATATCCGCATCAACGGCACGCTGGTGGGCGGGCTGGTCGGCCTTGCCCTGCACGGCCTGTCAGTCTGGCTCTGA